A genomic segment from Roseofilum capinflatum BLCC-M114 encodes:
- a CDS encoding ATP-binding response regulator, whose product MDHPNSSDLTVSEAPLTHPTSNPQLVSPKSLHPPSARVGFIQWFKNLPIRQKQLIGLFTSEIISIVGLVGVGAYLIIKSGRNQLENQAKSELAVSQINYNIKIDQMGFGFRGQSDNLAIIQAAKYHRQDQPIPPELEAQVHQILENELRARNIEYATLVGNNLEIIVNGNHNRTGGLFNPNNLVKIALNTGEQIKTSEIISWQDLESESPEHLAALTPGKPGLIRYTITPVKDPQTNKPIAVLVSGDLVNKKLKIVQSTLEALDGGYSGIYLYDPPTQEFHLITSIKKIDDRSQSSAYAAVYNEYVLDYQLPDFSLLQKAINTPNQNPVTQRIQLGEQQYTVAAKAIHNYQGQPIGILVRGTSETSLAELTQESLLFQAIVAAFALGIDIILAILLGITITRPIKRLQQVTQSFSQGNLRARSPVISTDEIGHLTANFNQMADRILNAFQEIQHHTQSQAELNLELLAEIEQRKAVEEALRNSQEQLEEAKQAAESANQAKSEFLANMSHELRTPLNGILGYAQILERNTQLTCEYGKAISVIHQCGSHLLTLINDVLDLSKIEARKLELVTHNIDFPNFLQTIVHLLQVRAHSQNLTLTYQWVNEIPQVIYADEKRLRQVLINLLGNAIKFTDAGEVTFTVEVLDCADFATLKFVIADTGIGMTEEQIKKIFSPFEQVGDREKNSQGTGLGLAISQQIIRLMGSEITVTSTLGEGSRFEFILDLEYQNDRGLEAPVALGTKVRGYEGKGKKVLILSRCGFKAFNWDRRLYDSGGLIQDLLTSLGFEVMMGELGEIGQFWDRKPDLIIVDGLGGDSLRNPFGEHPQHSPQILDRLRSHPQFQDTPILTTVDPCLINPEASTLNQEKNGVICKPIQLEELLCQLERLLNLTWIYEEEYTVGLEKGEAQHSSLELMIVDAHSLDHLCHLAQQGNLKGIIREADTLEKQDRRLQPLAQHIRELALKFEEEELLALLTQLQAQGESNQKISPIRE is encoded by the coding sequence ATGGATCACCCCAATTCCTCAGACTTAACCGTATCTGAAGCCCCATTAACTCACCCAACCTCTAACCCTCAACTGGTTTCCCCAAAATCTCTCCATCCTCCTTCTGCTAGAGTTGGATTCATTCAGTGGTTCAAAAATCTGCCCATTCGCCAAAAACAACTCATTGGACTGTTTACCTCGGAAATCATCTCCATTGTTGGACTCGTTGGAGTCGGAGCCTATTTAATCATTAAATCTGGACGAAATCAATTAGAAAATCAAGCCAAATCTGAATTAGCCGTTAGCCAAATCAATTACAACATCAAAATCGATCAAATGGGATTTGGCTTTCGCGGCCAATCCGATAATCTAGCCATTATCCAAGCAGCAAAATATCACCGTCAAGATCAACCCATTCCTCCAGAGCTAGAAGCACAAGTTCATCAAATTTTAGAAAACGAACTCAGGGCGCGTAATATTGAATATGCGACTTTAGTCGGAAACAACCTCGAAATTATTGTCAATGGCAATCATAACCGAACGGGTGGATTATTTAATCCAAACAACTTGGTTAAAATTGCTTTAAACACCGGCGAGCAAATCAAAACCAGTGAAATCATCTCTTGGCAAGATTTAGAATCTGAATCTCCCGAACATCTTGCTGCCTTAACTCCTGGAAAACCGGGCTTAATTCGGTATACCATTACCCCCGTAAAAGATCCACAAACTAATAAACCGATTGCCGTCCTGGTTTCTGGCGATTTAGTCAATAAAAAGTTAAAGATTGTCCAATCAACTCTAGAAGCTCTCGATGGAGGCTATAGTGGCATTTATCTTTACGATCCACCAACACAGGAGTTTCACTTAATTACCTCCATTAAAAAAATCGACGATCGTTCCCAAAGTTCTGCCTATGCAGCAGTGTATAACGAATATGTCTTAGATTATCAACTTCCAGATTTTAGCTTACTTCAAAAGGCTATTAATACCCCCAATCAAAACCCGGTTACCCAGCGAATTCAGCTAGGGGAACAGCAATACACTGTTGCCGCCAAAGCCATTCATAATTACCAAGGCCAACCCATTGGTATTTTAGTGCGCGGAACGTCTGAAACCTCCTTAGCAGAGTTAACCCAAGAAAGTCTTCTTTTCCAAGCCATTGTCGCAGCTTTTGCATTAGGTATTGATATTATTTTAGCTATTTTATTAGGCATTACCATCACTCGCCCCATTAAACGATTGCAACAGGTGACTCAATCCTTTTCTCAAGGAAATTTAAGAGCGCGATCTCCGGTCATATCTACGGATGAAATTGGCCATTTAACTGCCAATTTTAATCAGATGGCCGATCGCATCCTCAATGCCTTCCAAGAAATTCAACATCATACCCAATCTCAAGCGGAACTCAACTTAGAACTCTTAGCCGAAATTGAACAGCGTAAAGCCGTTGAAGAAGCCTTACGCAACTCTCAAGAACAGTTAGAGGAAGCCAAACAAGCAGCCGAATCTGCGAATCAGGCCAAAAGTGAATTTTTAGCTAATATGAGCCATGAACTCAGAACCCCGTTAAACGGAATTTTAGGCTATGCCCAAATTTTAGAGCGCAATACTCAATTAACTTGTGAATATGGCAAGGCTATTTCAGTGATTCATCAATGTGGCTCCCATTTATTAACCTTGATTAATGATGTTCTCGATCTTTCAAAAATAGAAGCCCGCAAACTAGAATTGGTGACTCATAATATTGATTTTCCTAACTTTCTGCAAACGATTGTTCATTTGCTGCAAGTTCGGGCCCATAGCCAGAACCTAACATTAACCTATCAATGGGTGAATGAGATTCCTCAAGTTATCTATGCTGATGAAAAGCGCTTACGTCAAGTTTTAATTAATTTGTTGGGAAATGCGATTAAGTTTACGGATGCTGGGGAAGTGACCTTTACTGTTGAAGTTTTAGACTGTGCTGATTTTGCGACTCTGAAATTTGTCATTGCTGATACCGGAATTGGGATGACAGAAGAGCAGATCAAAAAGATATTTTCACCGTTTGAACAGGTTGGTGATCGGGAAAAAAATAGCCAAGGAACGGGTTTAGGATTAGCCATTAGTCAACAAATTATTCGCTTGATGGGCAGTGAAATTACGGTTACCAGTACCTTGGGGGAAGGGAGTCGATTTGAGTTTATTCTAGATTTAGAATATCAAAACGATCGCGGCTTAGAGGCTCCGGTTGCCCTTGGGACTAAAGTTCGGGGATATGAGGGAAAAGGGAAAAAAGTGTTAATCTTAAGTCGTTGTGGGTTTAAGGCTTTTAATTGGGATCGGAGATTATATGATTCGGGAGGGTTAATCCAAGATCTGTTAACCTCTTTGGGTTTTGAGGTGATGATGGGTGAACTCGGAGAAATTGGGCAGTTTTGGGACAGAAAACCGGATTTAATTATTGTAGATGGGTTGGGTGGCGATTCGCTCCGCAACCCCTTCGGGGAACACCCTCAGCACAGCCCTCAAATCCTCGATCGCCTGCGATCGCATCCTCAGTTTCAGGATACTCCTATTTTAACCACTGTTGATCCCTGTCTCATCAACCCTGAAGCCTCCACACTCAATCAGGAAAAAAATGGGGTAATCTGTAAACCCATCCAGTTGGAAGAATTACTGTGTCAATTGGAACGCTTACTGAACTTGACTTGGATCTATGAGGAGGAATATACAGTTGGACTAGAGAAGGGTGAAGCGCAACACTCAAGCTTAGAATTGATGATAGTCGATGCCCATTCCTTAGATCATCTGTGTCACCTGGCTCAACAAGGTAACTTAAAAGGCATTATTCGAGAAGCGGATACCCTAGAAAAACAAGACCGGAGGTTGCAACCTTTAGCCCAACACATTCGTGAACTTGCCCTGAAATTTGAAGAAGAAGAACTGTTAGCTTTGTTAACTCAATTACAAGCTCAAGGGGAGTCTAATCAGAAAATTTCCCCGATTCGGGAATAG
- a CDS encoding DNA sulfur modification protein DndB produces the protein MVSETTTFSEANDNQRDDDSLVTEELTKAITDSIQPIMVKWYRTGQTYLAIGSQHGGRLMLQINAHVAEIPTLLRGRSVTHHSNDPSSGKNRPINEEHVKRIKNYIIERAESKNKWILGAITANVDPSKIKYQKIWGDLYVVVILNNTSLEITDGQHRRRAIVELIESDGIERDLIKDCTFPINLILEAELEQCQTDFCDMAQTLAIPQSLLVAYSGFGKDAIARIVVENVNMFDEKTQKIKSTPGSKTGYIYTINYVAKLVSCAFTGYPNDKLSEVNKQDLVKQYGQELSNCLNSFFLFYSQTAEFPNKSREWQKTARLAGEIIGKDQLYWKDAAKFRESCILGISVGLEILGSLLHYIRQYNENDGFDEEMVKQIAQDIDWSKQGPCWKDTVIVPDGKGGTKISAGRGSVKTAFQKCLQQLDWE, from the coding sequence ATGGTTTCTGAAACGACTACTTTCTCTGAAGCTAACGACAATCAGAGAGACGATGACTCTTTGGTGACGGAAGAACTGACTAAAGCTATCACTGATAGCATTCAACCGATTATGGTCAAGTGGTATAGAACAGGACAAACCTATTTGGCCATCGGATCTCAGCATGGAGGTCGTTTGATGCTTCAAATCAATGCTCATGTTGCGGAAATCCCTACCCTTCTCAGAGGGAGAAGTGTCACTCATCATAGTAATGATCCCAGTTCTGGGAAAAATCGTCCCATTAATGAGGAGCATGTAAAAAGGATTAAAAACTATATTATTGAACGGGCTGAATCAAAAAACAAGTGGATTTTGGGAGCAATTACTGCTAATGTTGATCCATCCAAAATCAAATATCAAAAGATTTGGGGAGATTTGTATGTTGTAGTCATTTTGAATAATACATCACTAGAGATTACTGATGGACAACATCGCAGAAGGGCAATTGTTGAATTAATTGAATCTGATGGAATAGAGCGCGATCTGATTAAAGATTGTACTTTTCCGATTAACTTAATCCTTGAGGCTGAGTTGGAGCAATGTCAAACTGATTTCTGTGATATGGCTCAAACTCTTGCAATTCCTCAATCCCTTTTAGTCGCTTATAGTGGCTTTGGGAAAGATGCAATTGCTAGAATTGTTGTTGAAAATGTCAATATGTTTGATGAAAAAACACAAAAGATAAAATCCACACCCGGATCTAAGACCGGTTACATTTACACTATTAATTATGTAGCCAAGCTGGTCAGTTGTGCATTTACAGGCTATCCTAATGACAAGTTATCTGAGGTGAACAAACAGGATTTGGTCAAACAGTATGGACAAGAACTGAGTAACTGTCTAAATTCCTTTTTCCTTTTCTATTCACAAACCGCAGAATTTCCAAACAAAAGCCGAGAGTGGCAAAAAACAGCACGTTTAGCTGGAGAGATCATTGGCAAAGACCAACTGTATTGGAAGGATGCCGCAAAATTTCGTGAGTCTTGCATTTTAGGCATTAGTGTTGGCTTGGAAATTTTAGGCTCTCTCTTGCACTATATTCGTCAATACAATGAAAATGACGGTTTTGATGAAGAAATGGTGAAACAGATTGCTCAAGATATCGATTGGTCAAAACAAGGGCCATGTTGGAAAGATACAGTTATTGTTCCAGATGGAAAAGGTGGTACTAAAATTAGTGCGGGTCGAGGTTCTGTGAAGACAGCCTTTCAAAAGTGTCTCCAACAACTAGACTGGGAATAG